TTATAAACCTTTCGATTTACAACAGAAGACCCCAATCAAATTGGGTATTTAGCGATAAGGCGATTTACTTACTGCAAAAGTACGACACTTAATAGATAATTTCCAACTAATAAAAAATAAATAATATTTTGGGTTTAGCCTTAATATCTGAATAATGCGTTTACCTTTGATAATTTCAATGGCATTCTTTCTTTATCCAATAAATAAACTATTCCCCCGGCTTTTAAAACCTTCATTGCTAAGAGATTCATTAAAGAAACATTCGTGTAGCTATAGGCATCCTCTACTTTTACTTCCTGTGTTGATGGATTGAAAGTGCCGAATATATCTGCTCTGTTTTCTAAAAAAAGTGTGTCCACCCTTCCTTCAAAAGCGGCAGGGAATATGTCTTTAATTTCAGATGATGCTTTTCCTGTTCCAATTAATGAAGCAAACTTATCAAGTTTATCCTGACGTGCTTCATCAAAGTACGGCTGTATTAATTCCCAGGCTTCTTCATGCAATGAAATAATATCCTTATCAGCTGGATTGCCCGAAATATATTCTGGAAATAAATTTTTATAAGTGTTTACTTCCTGATAAATTGGAAAATGAAAATCTAAAGAACAAATTATTAAAGGAGGTTTCTGGTCATCATGTAGTATGGTCATTAATCCTTTATCAATAGCTCTAAAATATTGCATCAGCTCCATTTTCTTATTGGAATCATTGTCCCCATGCCCATGAAACGAACCAGCACCTTTGTTACCTTGTTGCGTTCTGAATTGTAAACTTTTTTCCTCGAAATCATAACCAACTCTATCTTCTAATTGTGCGGGAATCAAATCATTAATTATAATTTCAGTGATGCTATGTCTGGTACCTTCATAAAATTTAACTTCATCCATTTTTAAAGTGAGCAAATAAAACAACCCGTCGCCATTAAATAGCGGGATGATCGGCTTTAAATAAAATTCATTTGACAGGTAATTAAATTCTTCAAAATAAACTGGTATCGTGTATTTATGAAATATACTATCAGATAAAAAAATGGCCAACCCATCCGACTGATACTGCCAAAATACACTATCCTTAATTAAATCATTAATGGGTTTCACAAAGGTATCAATGTCATTGACACTCATGCCTTTAACTCCTAGTTTTGATTTGATTTCTTTTAATTGGTTTTTAAGATTTAAAGAATCTTTTCCATTAAAAGTAGCTTCACCGTAACGATGGGTTGGTATAAATATCGATACACAATGCGTGCTATGTACCTCGGCTAATTCCAAGAACTCCCGCTTGGTTATCATTTTCTGTTCATCTACATTATAGTTTTCCATGATTTTAATTTTGCTGTTTAAAAATTGTTCTCTTTTACGCTTTTCAAGCTGTATTTCTAAATCCCTGATGGTTTCCGAAACGGCTGCTTCAAAACTTCCTTTATTAGATGAGGCGAATAATCTGGGACTTGGGTAACTAAGTCTGCTTTTGCAGATTTCACCCTTGCCATAAAGTTAGTTGATTTTTTCTACAAAATCAACTAAACCCGTCATTTTATGAAATTTGTTTTGTTAATAACTCATTTTAAATTCTCTATTCATAATTCATAATTCTGAATTGAATTTTTAACTTTGTTACTTTAAGAATTTCGATGGAGCACTTTATAGTATCGGCTAGAAAATACAGGCCCCAAACGTTTAAAGACGTTGTGGGTCAGCAGGCCATTACAAACACGCTATTAAATGCCATTGAAAACAATCATTTAGCACAAGCCCTATTATTTACAGGACCACGTGGTGTTGGTAAAACAACTTGCGCACGTATTTTGGCTAAAATGATTAACAGTGACGGCACAGAAACTGGTGACGAAGATTTTGCCTTCAATATTTTCGAGCTCGATGCGGCTTCAAACAACTCGGTTGATGATATAAGAAGCTTAACCGACCAAGTGCGAATCCCTCCACAGGTTGGTAAATATAAAGTGTATATTATTGATGAGGTTCATATGCTATCACAAGCAGCTTTTAATGCTTTTTTGAAAACATTGGAAGAACCTCCAAAACACTGTATTTTTATCCTTGCAACTACCGAAAAACATAAAATAATCCCAACGATTTTATCACGTTGTCAAATATTCGATTTTAAACGTATTACGGTAAAAGACGCCAAGGAATATTTAAAATATATTGCTGAAGAACAAGGTATTGAAGCAGAAGACGATGCATTGCATATCATCGCTCAAAAGGCAGATGGTGCCATGCGTGACGCTTTGTCAATTTTCGACCGTGTGGTTAGCTTTTCTGGAAAAAATTTAACCAGACAAGCCGTTACCGAAAACTTAAATGTACTTGATTACGAAACCTATTTTGAAAGTACCGATCTTATTTTAGAAAACAAAATTCCTGAATTATTACTTCAATTTAACAATACACTTTCCAAAGGTTTTGATGGACACCATTACATTGCAGGCTTAGCGTCGCATTTTAGGGATTTACTGGTGAGTAAAACGCCGCAAACCATAGAGCTTCTTGAAGTTGGCGACGAAACCAAAAAAAAATACTTAGAACAATCACAAAAAGCATCGCAAGAGTTTTTGCTTCAAGGTATCAATCTCGCTAACGATTGCGACCTCAAATACAAAAGCAGTAAAAACCAACGCCTGCTCATCGAGTTATGCCTTATGCAGCTTGCCTCTATCAATTTTGATGGAGAAAAAAAAAATTCTAGGCATTTCATAATTCCACCTTCATTCTTCGAAAAAAAAGGTATCAAACCCGTTTTGGTTACCATTCCAAATAAAGAAAAAAATGACCCAGTACCAGTTGAACAAAAAATAACTGAAACCCAAAACAAGGAAACGCCTTCTAATAACACACCTAATACTGTAAATAAATTTCAGGTGAACCAACCTGAAAAAATTGAATTAAAACAAGATTTAAAGCGTGCTTCCGGATTGTCTTTAAAAAGTTTAAAGGTTAAAAAAGAACATCTCATTAAACAAATGGATGTTGTAATAGACGAAGAAAACCTACCAAAAGAACCATTTACCGAAGCTGCTTTAATACAAGCCTGGAAAGATTATGTAGCGCTACTTCAAAATGATGGAAAACACAATCTAGCCTCTATTTTATCTATTGATACACCAAAAGTAAAAGATACCGTTGTTTATTTGGAATTCCCAAATGCTACCAATAAAGTGGAATTAGAGCGTAATCAATACGAGCTTTTATTGTACATAAGAAAGACTTTAAACAATTTTGATATTAATTTATCAATTAGTGTCAATGAAGAAATGGAAAAGCAGTATGCCTATACCCCTTTTGAAAAGTTTGAAAAGCTTAAAGCAAAAAATCCCAATATAGATGTTTTAAGAAAAATTTTTGATTTAGATATATAATGAGTTTGTGTCATGACTAAAAAAGAAAAACGTTATCATGTCGAAATGAGGCAAAATTTAGATATATGAATAAATTAATTTACATCTTAGTGATAATTTTAGCTTTTGTAAGTTGCAACGGCGGAAAAACAAAAAAAGATGCTTTAAAAACATCCGTGGAGAAATTTAAAGATTCCATAGGAACGCTTGAAATTGAAAAATATATTCCAGAAGCATATTCAGAAACCATAACAGACACGATATTAAGCAACGGTTTTAAAGTAAAAATTAAAACGTTTACAGATATGGAACATAGTGTTTTAAATATGTTTAAACAAGATACTATTGTATATAAACATTATTATAGAGATGCCATAGCAGAAATAACTATTTTTAAGAATGATATTCAAATTGTATCTCAAAAAATTGACAAATCATTTTTTTTAAAACGTGATAACGAATTAAAAGACTATTTTGAAATAGCCAATCTATCTGGTGTTTGGCTTAACGAGAAGGAGTCTCTTGATAAAGATAAAATAAGTATTTTTATTATGTTTTGTAAACCAGAAACTGATTACTACTATTTAAATGAAATGATAGTTGATGGCAATG
This genomic window from Mariniflexile sp. TRM1-10 contains:
- the dnaX gene encoding DNA polymerase III subunit gamma/tau encodes the protein MEHFIVSARKYRPQTFKDVVGQQAITNTLLNAIENNHLAQALLFTGPRGVGKTTCARILAKMINSDGTETGDEDFAFNIFELDAASNNSVDDIRSLTDQVRIPPQVGKYKVYIIDEVHMLSQAAFNAFLKTLEEPPKHCIFILATTEKHKIIPTILSRCQIFDFKRITVKDAKEYLKYIAEEQGIEAEDDALHIIAQKADGAMRDALSIFDRVVSFSGKNLTRQAVTENLNVLDYETYFESTDLILENKIPELLLQFNNTLSKGFDGHHYIAGLASHFRDLLVSKTPQTIELLEVGDETKKKYLEQSQKASQEFLLQGINLANDCDLKYKSSKNQRLLIELCLMQLASINFDGEKKNSRHFIIPPSFFEKKGIKPVLVTIPNKEKNDPVPVEQKITETQNKETPSNNTPNTVNKFQVNQPEKIELKQDLKRASGLSLKSLKVKKEHLIKQMDVVIDEENLPKEPFTEAALIQAWKDYVALLQNDGKHNLASILSIDTPKVKDTVVYLEFPNATNKVELERNQYELLLYIRKTLNNFDINLSISVNEEMEKQYAYTPFEKFEKLKAKNPNIDVLRKIFDLDI
- a CDS encoding baeRF7 domain-containing protein, coding for MENYNVDEQKMITKREFLELAEVHSTHCVSIFIPTHRYGEATFNGKDSLNLKNQLKEIKSKLGVKGMSVNDIDTFVKPINDLIKDSVFWQYQSDGLAIFLSDSIFHKYTIPVYFEEFNYLSNEFYLKPIIPLFNGDGLFYLLTLKMDEVKFYEGTRHSITEIIINDLIPAQLEDRVGYDFEEKSLQFRTQQGNKGAGSFHGHGDNDSNKKMELMQYFRAIDKGLMTILHDDQKPPLIICSLDFHFPIYQEVNTYKNLFPEYISGNPADKDIISLHEEAWELIQPYFDEARQDKLDKFASLIGTGKASSEIKDIFPAAFEGRVDTLFLENRADIFGTFNPSTQEVKVEDAYSYTNVSLMNLLAMKVLKAGGIVYLLDKERMPLKLSKVNALFRY